In Thermanaerovibrio velox DSM 12556, the genomic stretch GGAGGAACCGGGGCCCATTGCAACTGAACGGGGGATCAGTACTCTATCCCCTCCCGGGCCTTCACCCCCTTCTGGTATGGGTGCTTGACCTCCCGCATCTCGGTCACCAGGTCCGCCGCGGCGATGACCTCCTCCGGGGCATAACGGCCGGTGAGGACCACCTCGGTCCTCTCGTGCCGGCCCCCTATCACCTCCAACACCTCCTCCACGTTGAGGAGCCCGTAGTCCATCGCCACGTTCACCTCGTCCAGGATCACCAGGTCATAGGCCCCGGAGCTCAGGGCCTCCCGGGCCAACTCAAGCCCCCGACGGGCCTCGCTGAAGTCCACATCCCTGGCACCTCCCTTGGGCACGTAGTCCGCCGTGCCGGTCCGGACCAGCTCAAAACCCTCCAGGAACCCTGCCCCCCGGATCTCCCCGTAGAAGTCCCAGCCCTTCAAGAACTGTATCATCTTGACCCTCCGGCCGTGTCCCACCGCCCTCACCGCAAGCCCCAGGGCCGCGGTGGTCTTGCCCTTGCCGTTCCCGGTGTAAACTTGAACCATCCCCATTTATGCACACCCCCATGGTCTGGTAAAATTCGCAAAGGACTATGAACTAAAGCATACCACGTCGTGTGGTGCCAAAACCTTTGGTGAGGGGGTCTTTGAGATATGGCAGACATGAAGATAGGTTTCATCGGAGGAGGCGAGGGGGCCCTCAAGATAATGCGTCACCTCATGAAGCTGGACTTCAAGATCGCCGGGGTGGTTGACATCTCCGATGACGCCCCCGCCATGAGGGAAGCCCGTCAGCACCACATACCCACCTTCAAGAGGATGGAAGACCTGTTGAGCCGTCCCTGCGACCTGGTGATAGAGGTCACCGGCAGGGACTCGGTGGCCAAGGAGGTGGAGGAGAAGAAGTCCCCCAGGACCGGCCTGCTGCGCTCCCAGGACGCCCGGTTCCTCTACGACATAATCGCCAAGGAGGATGAGAACTCCCGGGTCATAACCCGGCAGATCGAGGAGATAATAAAGCTCCGGAAGGCCCTTTCGGAGATACTTAAGCCCCTCAAGGAGGCGTTCGACTCCCTGGCATCGGGGAACAAGGACGTGGAAGGCACCATGAAACCCATGCTGGAGGCCATGGAGCGGCTCACCCAGGAGACCCAGCGGTCCGACGAGCTGGTTAGCACCATACATGCCATAGCCAGGCAGACCAAGATGCTGGGGCTCAACGCCGCCATCGAGGCCGCCAGGGCGGGGGACATGGGCAAGGGCTTCGCGGTGGTGGCGGACGAGGTGCGCAAGCTGGCGGAACAGACCACCGCCTCGGTCCAGGAGGTGGGGGACGTGCTCACCGACATAGCGGAGATCTCCAAGGCCCTCGGGGAACCCATAAAGCAGTTCAGCGCCGTGGCCCAGAACAGGGTCAAGACCATAGAGGCCATAAAATCCCAGGTGGAGAGCCTGTCGTCCATGGTGGCCTCCGCGGAGGCCGTGGAGGCCAGGCTCCGGGAGATCCTGTAGGGTCCTTGGGTAAGGCCCGCTGGGCCCCAGGGACCAGGGGAGCATCAAGCCCTCTAAAACCCATTAAACTCTACGGAGGGGAACCCCTTTGGGGTTCCCCTCCTCTGTCAAGCCCTAGGTTGCCGTCTACGGCCTATTCGTTCCCCGGGGGGGTGAGCATGCAAGGCAGCCCCTCCACCAGGGCCGGCAACGACACCATGGCCCTGTCCTCGGTGGAGAAGGATAGGGTGGTCTCCACGGTCTTCGTGACTCCCCCGTTCTGGTCCAACAGCTCCACCTTTATGGGCACCCGGGGGCCTCGGACCACCACCACGTCCCGGTCGTCCGCCATGAACTCCATGGGTTCCCCGGAGCCTACGGTGACCCGCAGGGATTCGATGGGCTTTAGGTCCTTTCCGGACAGGGTTGCGGCCTGGTTGTCCAGGAACAGCTGGTGCTCCTTGCCCAGCACGAACAGGACGGCGCCCAAGGCCACCAAAGCTCCCACCAGCACGAGTCTTATGAGGTTTCTTCTAGTCAAGCGGAACACCTCCCCTCACGGGCCTTAGGCCGCCTGGCCCCGGAGGGAACGGCGGGCCCGCTCCCGGTCCTTCTGTCTCTTCCAGGCGTGAAGCGCCAGGGAGATGGCGATTATGCCGTAGGAGACGAAGACCCGGAAGTACTCCCCAAGCTGGGCCTGGCCTATGAGCTGCTTGCCCGCCATGGGGGACACCACGAACATGAGGTGGAACAGCACCACCCCCAGGAACACGTTGCCGATGGTGGCCTTGGCGACGGTGGCGCCGCCGATGAGCAGCGCCGCTATGGCGAACATGCCCGCCTGGTCGTGGCTGTTGTATGTGTTCATGGTGCCTATGTTCTGGAGGAATATTATCTGACCGTAGCAGGCCAGCACGGTGGAGATGATGATGGCTATTATCCTGGTCTTCTCCACCGGGATGCCCGCCGAGTCCGCCACCGCCATGTCCTGTCCTATGGCCCTCATGTCCTGGCCCAGCTTGGTGCGCTGGAACCAGAGGATGAATAGGCAGAAGGCCCCTATGACCAGGTAGGTGGCCAAGGGCACGCTTAGCTCCCCTATCTTGAGGGGTATCAGCTCGTCCAGGCAGTGCCTTATGCCCTGCAGGTTGATGGCGTTCCTTATGCCGTAGCCCCTGGAGAGCACCAGCTCCGCCTTCCTTATGGGTATGAGCTTGCCCATTCCGTATAGCACCAGCAGCTGGTAGAGGCCGTTGATGAAGAAGCCCAGGATGTAGCTGGTGACCATCTCCCGCCCCTTGGCCCGGTTAAGCACAGATCCGCACACCCAGCCCAGGAAGACCGCTATGGGGGTGGCGATGAGGGCGGCCAGCAGCATTCCCGGCAGCCCTGAAACGGACCAGTCGGAGATGAGGATGAGCCCTATCTGCCCCGCCATGGCCCCCAGCACCATGCCGAAGTTGAGCCCCATTCCCGCCAGGATCGGGATGAGAAGGGAGAGAACCAGGAAGGAGTTCCTGGCCACCCGGGTCATCATCTCTTGGATGAGGTAGCTGGCGGTAAACCCGGACAGGGGTATCGCCACCGCCGACAGGGCGATGAAGATGATGGGCACCGCGTTGCTTATGAGAAGCCGCTGGATCTTTTCCTTCATGTTGGCGTCCTTCATCTCTTTACCTGCACCTTTCTGGTCAAAGCGTAGAGGATCATGCCGTTGCTCACGATGATCCTTATGACCTCGGACATGTCGGTCTGCATTATGCTGTTTA encodes the following:
- the cobO gene encoding cob(I)yrinic acid a,c-diamide adenosyltransferase yields the protein MGMVQVYTGNGKGKTTAALGLAVRAVGHGRRVKMIQFLKGWDFYGEIRGAGFLEGFELVRTGTADYVPKGGARDVDFSEARRGLELAREALSSGAYDLVILDEVNVAMDYGLLNVEEVLEVIGGRHERTEVVLTGRYAPEEVIAAADLVTEMREVKHPYQKGVKAREGIEY
- a CDS encoding methyl-accepting chemotaxis protein; this encodes MADMKIGFIGGGEGALKIMRHLMKLDFKIAGVVDISDDAPAMREARQHHIPTFKRMEDLLSRPCDLVIEVTGRDSVAKEVEEKKSPRTGLLRSQDARFLYDIIAKEDENSRVITRQIEEIIKLRKALSEILKPLKEAFDSLASGNKDVEGTMKPMLEAMERLTQETQRSDELVSTIHAIARQTKMLGLNAAIEAARAGDMGKGFAVVADEVRKLAEQTTASVQEVGDVLTDIAEISKALGEPIKQFSAVAQNRVKTIEAIKSQVESLSSMVASAEAVEARLREIL
- a CDS encoding DUF6672 family protein, whose translation is MTRRNLIRLVLVGALVALGAVLFVLGKEHQLFLDNQAATLSGKDLKPIESLRVTVGSGEPMEFMADDRDVVVVRGPRVPIKVELLDQNGGVTKTVETTLSFSTEDRAMVSLPALVEGLPCMLTPPGNE
- a CDS encoding ABC transporter permease, yielding MKDANMKEKIQRLLISNAVPIIFIALSAVAIPLSGFTASYLIQEMMTRVARNSFLVLSLLIPILAGMGLNFGMVLGAMAGQIGLILISDWSVSGLPGMLLAALIATPIAVFLGWVCGSVLNRAKGREMVTSYILGFFINGLYQLLVLYGMGKLIPIRKAELVLSRGYGIRNAINLQGIRHCLDELIPLKIGELSVPLATYLVIGAFCLFILWFQRTKLGQDMRAIGQDMAVADSAGIPVEKTRIIAIIISTVLACYGQIIFLQNIGTMNTYNSHDQAGMFAIAALLIGGATVAKATIGNVFLGVVLFHLMFVVSPMAGKQLIGQAQLGEYFRVFVSYGIIAISLALHAWKRQKDRERARRSLRGQAA